In one Planctomycetota bacterium genomic region, the following are encoded:
- a CDS encoding TolC family protein, which produces MTQTEAHDPGTASDTIARPTTPMVVTLETAITNALAASPRLRSVKASLAASKGERDQASAWANPEASVEAENIGGEGQYRGLRSAEVTYGVSQLIEIGGKRSARIDVAEQGATLAGFDYETARLDLVREVQLAYIDAIAAQEQAQITSEQQELAKDVLSVVSQRVGAAREPLIQKSKAEVALSTSTIAHDKAELALVTAKRALASLWGGTNEAYELDNAAFFTITQPAPLAVAMDEWKKNPDFARFDAEVARSKAALDLEKANAVPDPRISAGVRDFRESNDRAFVVGLSLPIPVFNLNRGNIETARQEVTRTESIRENAALTLNTELTRAQAELEIAYNQAVTLKDTILPAAQKAFTLSRRGYGEGKFSYLEVLDAQRTLYETRSSYQDALRDYHRNRAEVERLTATHTTPASYNEEPHE; this is translated from the coding sequence GTGACGCAGACCGAAGCCCATGACCCTGGCACCGCGAGTGATACGATTGCACGCCCCACGACGCCGATGGTGGTCACACTGGAAACTGCGATCACGAATGCTCTTGCTGCTTCACCGCGACTTAGGTCAGTAAAAGCGTCACTTGCAGCGAGTAAAGGTGAACGCGACCAAGCCAGTGCATGGGCAAATCCTGAGGCCTCCGTGGAAGCGGAGAATATCGGCGGCGAAGGCCAGTATCGCGGATTGCGATCGGCAGAGGTAACGTATGGGGTGTCACAGCTGATAGAGATTGGCGGCAAACGTTCTGCCCGCATCGACGTTGCTGAGCAAGGCGCAACACTTGCGGGATTCGATTACGAAACGGCGCGGCTGGATCTGGTGCGCGAAGTGCAGCTCGCTTATATCGACGCCATCGCCGCGCAGGAACAGGCACAAATCACCTCCGAGCAACAGGAATTGGCAAAAGACGTATTGAGCGTGGTGAGCCAGCGCGTCGGCGCGGCGCGTGAGCCGTTGATTCAGAAAAGCAAGGCGGAAGTAGCGCTTTCCACCAGCACCATCGCACATGACAAAGCGGAACTCGCTCTTGTGACCGCCAAGCGCGCGCTGGCCTCGCTATGGGGCGGCACAAATGAGGCGTATGAGCTCGACAACGCCGCTTTCTTTACGATTACACAACCGGCGCCGCTGGCCGTAGCAATGGATGAGTGGAAGAAAAACCCGGATTTCGCCCGCTTCGATGCGGAAGTTGCGCGCAGCAAAGCAGCGCTGGATTTGGAAAAAGCCAATGCGGTGCCGGACCCGCGCATCAGCGCCGGTGTGCGGGATTTCCGCGAGAGCAATGACCGCGCCTTCGTAGTCGGCCTGTCGCTGCCGATTCCGGTATTCAATCTGAATCGCGGCAATATTGAGACAGCCCGCCAGGAAGTCACCCGCACCGAAAGCATCAGGGAAAATGCGGCGCTGACGCTCAATACCGAACTGACGCGCGCGCAGGCTGAACTGGAAATAGCATACAACCAGGCCGTCACTCTTAAAGATACCATTCTGCCCGCTGCGCAGAAGGCTTTTACCTTGTCGCGCCGGGGCTATGGCGAAGGCAAGTTTTCCTATCTGGAAGTGCTTGACGCCCAGCGAACGCTTTATGAAACCCGCTCCAGCTACCAGGATGCCTTGCGCGATTACCACCGCAACCGCGCCGAAGTGGAGCGCCTGACCGCCACCCATACCACGCCAGCCAGTTATAACGAGGAGCCTCATGAGTAA